The Candidatus Eisenbacteria bacterium genome contains the following window.
GAAGGGAAGGGAGCCCTCGTGACGGGCGCGAGCGCGGGACTCGGCCTCGGGGCGGCCCACGCGTTGGTCGAGGAGGGGGCGAGTGTCGTCCTCTGCGCGCGCGGCGAGTCGCGGCTCTCAGCCGCGGTCGAAGCCCTCTCCCGGATGGGTCGGGGCAAGGTCTCGGGAATCGTGGGGGATGTCGCGGTGCCAGCAGAGCCGGCGCGGATCTTTCGCGACGCCGAGCGGGCCGCGGGGCCGATCTCGATCCTCGTCGCGAACGCCGGCGGCCCAAAGCCGGGCTTCCTCGGGGATCTGTCGGAGTCGGACTGGGAGGCGGCCTTCCATCTCACCCTGATGAGCGCCGTCCGCCTGGCCAAGGCCGCCCTTCCGGGGATGGTCGAACGGGGGTGGGGGAGGATCGTCTTCATCACGTCGGTCTCTGTCAAGCAGCCGATCGATGGGCTCCTCCTCAGCAACACACTCC
Protein-coding sequences here:
- a CDS encoding SDR family oxidoreductase, encoding MRLGLEGKGALVTGASAGLGLGAAHALVEEGASVVLCARGESRLSAAVEALSRMGRGKVSGIVGDVAVPAEPARIFRDAERAAGPISILVANAGGPKPGFLGDLSESDWEAAFHLTLMSAVRLAKAALPGMVERGWGRIVFITSVSVKQPIDGLLLSNTLRPGVVGFAKSLAREVGPRGVTVNCVCPGPYNTERIVEVLERRAEKAGIDLEESRRRYLEDVPAGRFGEPIELGRAIAFLASTEAAFVNGVALSVDGGSVKGLFG